One window from the genome of Streptomyces sp. WZ-12 encodes:
- a CDS encoding amino acid ABC transporter permease — MSVDVDKPAEPPAAAPPQPEPIKAIPVRHYGRWVAALVVIGLLALLVRAFASGKVNWGAIPEYMFNADILKGLRNTLWITLLAMVIGIVLGVILAVMRQSKNPVTSTVAWFYVWFFRGTPVYVQLFLWFNLGLVFQYIDIMPIYKDEWSDFMTPFLCALLGLGLNEAAYMAEICRAGLNAVDEGQTEAAHALGMSHGKTLRRIIVPQAMRVIVPPTGNEVINMLKTSSLVIAVQYYDLLQAAQNVGRDSGVVVEMLILAAAWYLIATTVLSIGQYYLERYYARGSSRQLPPTPFQRLRAKLAGPNRAGGAA, encoded by the coding sequence GTGTCAGTCGACGTCGACAAGCCGGCCGAGCCGCCGGCGGCCGCTCCGCCCCAGCCCGAGCCCATCAAAGCCATCCCCGTCCGCCACTACGGCCGCTGGGTCGCCGCGCTCGTCGTCATCGGGCTGCTGGCGCTGCTCGTGCGGGCCTTCGCCTCCGGAAAGGTCAACTGGGGCGCGATACCGGAGTACATGTTCAACGCGGACATCCTCAAGGGTCTGCGCAACACGTTGTGGATCACGCTGCTGGCGATGGTGATCGGCATCGTGCTGGGCGTGATCCTGGCGGTCATGCGGCAGTCCAAGAACCCGGTGACCTCGACCGTGGCGTGGTTCTACGTCTGGTTCTTCCGCGGCACCCCGGTCTACGTCCAGCTCTTCCTCTGGTTCAACCTCGGCCTGGTCTTCCAGTACATCGACATCATGCCGATCTACAAGGACGAGTGGTCGGACTTCATGACCCCGTTCCTGTGCGCGCTGCTCGGCCTCGGCCTCAACGAGGCCGCGTACATGGCCGAGATCTGTCGGGCCGGTCTGAACGCCGTCGACGAGGGCCAGACCGAGGCCGCGCACGCGCTGGGCATGAGCCACGGCAAGACCCTGCGCCGGATCATCGTGCCGCAGGCGATGCGGGTGATCGTGCCGCCGACCGGCAACGAGGTCATCAACATGCTCAAGACCTCGTCCCTGGTCATCGCGGTGCAGTACTACGACCTGTTGCAGGCCGCGCAGAACGTCGGCCGGGACTCCGGCGTGGTGGTCGAGATGCTGATCCTGGCCGCCGCCTGGTACTTGATCGCCACGACGGTGCTCAGCATCGGCCAGTACTACCTGGAGCGCTACTACGCCCGCGGCTCCAGCCGCCAGCTTCCGCCCACCCCGTTCCAGCGCCTCAGGGCGAAGCTGGCCGGCCCGAACCGCGCCGGAGGTGCGGCATGA
- a CDS encoding amino acid ABC transporter ATP-binding protein — MVKAEGVHKSFGNAHILKGIDLEVAPREVFCLIGPSGSGKSTFLRCINHLEKINAGRLSVDGELVGYREHHGKLYELRDREVAARRRDIGMVFQRFNLFPHMTAVENVMEAPVQVKGEAKASARERAVKLLDRVGLADKAGNYPSQLSGGQQQRVAIARALAMEPKLMLFDEPTSALDPELVGDVLDVMKDLAADGMTMVVVTHEMGFAREVGDSLVFMDDGVVVESGHPREVLTNPRHERTQSFLSKVL, encoded by the coding sequence ATGGTCAAGGCCGAGGGCGTCCACAAGTCCTTCGGCAACGCCCACATCCTCAAGGGGATCGACCTGGAGGTGGCGCCCCGGGAGGTGTTCTGCCTGATAGGCCCCTCCGGCTCCGGCAAGTCGACGTTCCTGCGGTGCATCAACCACCTGGAGAAGATCAACGCCGGCCGGCTGTCGGTCGACGGCGAACTGGTCGGCTACCGGGAGCACCACGGCAAGCTCTACGAGCTGCGCGACCGCGAGGTCGCCGCCCGTCGGCGGGACATCGGGATGGTCTTCCAGCGCTTCAACCTCTTCCCGCACATGACCGCGGTGGAGAACGTCATGGAGGCGCCGGTCCAGGTCAAGGGCGAGGCCAAGGCGTCCGCGCGGGAGCGGGCGGTCAAGCTGCTGGACCGGGTGGGGCTGGCCGACAAGGCCGGCAACTACCCCTCGCAGCTCTCCGGCGGCCAGCAGCAACGGGTGGCGATCGCCCGGGCGTTGGCCATGGAACCCAAGCTGATGCTCTTCGACGAGCCGACCTCGGCCCTCGACCCGGAGCTGGTCGGCGACGTGCTGGACGTGATGAAGGACCTGGCGGCCGACGGCATGACGATGGTCGTGGTCACCCACGAGATGGGCTTCGCCCGCGAGGTCGGCGACTCGCTGGTCTTCATGGACGACGGCGTGGTCGTCGAATCCGGCCACCCGCGCGAGGTCCTCACCAACCCCCGGCACGAACGGACCCAGTCGTTCCTGTCCAAGGTGCTCTGA
- a CDS encoding class I SAM-dependent methyltransferase, translating into MTETVLDGDWQAWQDSWDRQQEWYMPDREERFRVMLDMVEALVGPKPRVLDLACGTGSISDRLLRRFPKAESVGVDLDPALLAIAEGYFADEPRIRFVRADLKDPQWPARLPHDSFDAVLTATALHWLHAPELRALYGQLGGLVRDGGVFLNADHMPDEETPRINAAEREFRHARMARAKEAGAVDWAEWWRRAAADPYLAGPTAERFAIYGEHADGETPPLRWHAEALRAAGFAEVRPVWASPTDSLVLALK; encoded by the coding sequence ATGACCGAGACCGTGCTCGACGGCGACTGGCAGGCGTGGCAGGACAGTTGGGACCGCCAGCAGGAGTGGTACATGCCGGACCGCGAGGAGCGGTTCCGGGTGATGCTCGACATGGTCGAGGCGCTGGTGGGTCCCAAGCCCCGGGTGCTCGACCTGGCGTGCGGCACCGGCAGCATCTCCGACCGGCTGCTGAGGCGGTTCCCCAAGGCCGAGAGCGTCGGCGTCGACCTGGACCCGGCGCTGCTGGCGATCGCCGAGGGATACTTCGCAGACGAGCCGCGGATCCGCTTCGTCCGGGCCGACCTCAAGGACCCGCAGTGGCCCGCGCGGCTGCCCCACGACTCCTTCGACGCGGTGCTCACCGCCACCGCGCTGCACTGGCTGCATGCGCCCGAACTGCGGGCGCTGTACGGGCAGTTGGGTGGCCTGGTCCGGGACGGCGGGGTGTTCCTCAACGCCGACCACATGCCCGACGAGGAGACCCCGCGGATCAACGCCGCCGAGCGGGAGTTCCGGCACGCCCGGATGGCGCGCGCCAAGGAGGCCGGCGCGGTCGACTGGGCGGAGTGGTGGCGGCGGGCCGCCGCCGACCCGTACCTGGCCGGGCCGACCGCCGAGCGCTTCGCGATCTACGGCGAGCACGCGGACGGCGAGACGCCCCCGCTGCGCTGGCACGCCGAGGCGCTGCGCGCGGCCGGGTTCGCCGAGGTGCGCCCGGTATGGGCCTCGCCGACCGACAGCCTCGTGCTGGCGCTGAAGTAA
- a CDS encoding CGNR zinc finger domain-containing protein has translation MELAYYSDYAVRLVNTEQPERGGDSLSSVEAVRELFGVAQQAARRATESDVTRLRAVRSRLRAVFEAADGGDEVRAVDLLNALMMEFPVSPQISGHEFRDDDGRPKWHMHIADHAANATAGYTATACMGLAFHLTELGVDRLGICEARPCRNAYLDTSTNRSRRYCSDRCATRSNVAAYRARKRRESGRTADSAQAPQSSTARGER, from the coding sequence GTGGAACTGGCCTATTACTCGGACTATGCCGTGCGACTGGTCAACACCGAGCAGCCCGAGCGCGGCGGGGACAGTCTCAGCTCGGTCGAGGCGGTCCGCGAACTCTTCGGCGTCGCCCAGCAGGCCGCCCGGCGGGCCACCGAGAGCGATGTGACCCGGCTGCGGGCGGTCCGCTCCCGGCTGCGGGCGGTCTTCGAGGCGGCGGACGGCGGCGACGAGGTGCGCGCGGTGGACCTGCTCAACGCCCTGATGATGGAGTTCCCGGTCAGCCCGCAGATCTCCGGCCACGAGTTCCGTGATGACGACGGACGCCCCAAGTGGCACATGCACATCGCCGACCACGCCGCCAACGCCACCGCCGGCTACACCGCGACCGCCTGCATGGGCCTGGCGTTCCACCTCACCGAGCTGGGCGTGGACCGGCTGGGCATCTGCGAGGCCAGACCCTGCCGCAACGCCTATCTGGACACCTCGACCAACCGGTCCCGGCGCTACTGCTCCGACCGCTGCGCCACCCGCTCCAACGTCGCCGCCTACCGCGCCCGCAAGCGCCGGGAGAGCGGCCGTACCGCCGACAGCGCCCAGGCGCCCCAGTCGAGCACCGCGCGCGGCGAGCGCTGA
- the sodX gene encoding nickel-type superoxide dismutase maturation protease, whose protein sequence is MPERVRGPERGVDDGAESARGGPLRALGLAEVYNPSMVPTLRPGDQLVVRYGAAVRPGDVVVLRHPFRQDLLIVKRAVERRDGGWWVRGDNPFVENDSREFGAVPDELVIARAWLRVRPPRGLQRSPRAVLDWGAWALSAVRPLSRRLRAR, encoded by the coding sequence ATGCCGGAGCGGGTGCGCGGGCCGGAGCGGGGCGTGGACGACGGCGCGGAGTCGGCGCGCGGCGGGCCGCTGCGGGCGCTGGGGCTGGCCGAGGTCTACAACCCGTCGATGGTGCCGACGCTCAGGCCCGGGGACCAGCTCGTGGTCCGGTACGGGGCGGCGGTGCGCCCCGGTGACGTGGTCGTGCTGCGGCACCCGTTCCGGCAGGACCTGCTGATCGTCAAGCGGGCGGTCGAGCGGCGGGACGGCGGCTGGTGGGTGCGCGGCGACAATCCGTTCGTGGAGAACGACAGCCGGGAGTTCGGGGCGGTCCCCGACGAGCTGGTGATCGCCCGGGCCTGGCTGCGGGTGCGGCCGCCGCGCGGGCTTCAGCGCTCGCCGCGCGCGGTGCTCGACTGGGGCGCCTGGGCGCTGTCGGCGGTACGGCCGCTCTCCCGGCGCTTGCGGGCGCGGTAG